A DNA window from Methylobacterium sp. NMS14P contains the following coding sequences:
- a CDS encoding DUF2188 domain-containing protein gives MSEVTYHIVEHDGGFAYKVGDVFSETFPSREEALQAAQAAAAEQQVPGSTEGIRYQDQAGGWHDETAQGSDRPRARVVE, from the coding sequence ATGTCAGAGGTTACCTATCACATCGTGGAGCACGACGGCGGCTTCGCCTACAAGGTCGGCGACGTGTTCTCCGAGACCTTCCCGAGCCGCGAGGAGGCGCTGCAGGCGGCGCAGGCGGCGGCGGCGGAGCAGCAGGTCCCCGGCTCGACCGAGGGGATCCGCTACCAGGATCAGGCCGGCGGCTGGCACGACGAGACCGCGCAGGGCAGCGACCGGCCCCGCGCCCGGGTCGTGGAGTAG
- a CDS encoding Crp/Fnr family transcriptional regulator has protein sequence MDWVEGIGYLGTALTISATAMSTMIPLRIISLCASCAVITYGIMIGSMPVVLTELIQMPFNAYRLWQMLRLVRDVETAAENDLSLEWLRPFGSRRPFGIGEVVFRKGDLANEMYYIESGVFRIPEVDLEVRQGGIVGELGLLSPGNARTASLVCVEAGHALCVSYSDVKQLYYQNPEFGFYFLKLTSERLFQGVQGMSKPKAVTGDAL, from the coding sequence ATGGATTGGGTCGAGGGCATCGGCTATCTCGGGACGGCGCTGACCATCTCGGCGACGGCCATGAGCACGATGATTCCGCTGCGGATCATCTCGCTCTGCGCGAGCTGCGCCGTGATCACCTACGGCATCATGATCGGCAGCATGCCGGTCGTGCTCACCGAGCTGATCCAGATGCCGTTCAACGCCTACCGGCTCTGGCAGATGCTGCGCCTCGTCCGCGACGTGGAGACGGCGGCCGAGAACGATCTGTCCCTCGAATGGCTGCGGCCCTTTGGCTCCCGACGCCCGTTCGGCATCGGCGAGGTCGTGTTCCGCAAGGGGGATCTCGCCAACGAGATGTACTACATCGAGAGCGGCGTCTTCCGGATCCCGGAAGTCGACCTCGAGGTGCGCCAGGGCGGCATCGTCGGCGAGCTGGGGCTCCTGTCGCCGGGCAACGCCCGCACCGCCTCCCTGGTCTGCGTCGAGGCGGGACACGCGCTGTGCGTGTCCTACTCGGACGTGAAGCAGCTCTACTACCAGAACCCGGAATTCGGGTTCTACTTCCTCAAGCTGACGAGCGAGCGGCTCTTCCAGGGCGTGCAGGGCATGTCCAAGCCCAAGGCGGTGACCGGCGACGCGCTGTGA
- a CDS encoding methyltransferase domain-containing protein yields the protein MDAPAALFDTPLARRRLARAARRGYPGFLLDRLVEDLDDRLGAVLRSFVSVLDLATPRPAATRMLAARYPASRQVRLAALPEPGGDLIVGDPEALPLATGSLDLAVSLLALHAVNDLPGTLIQLRRALRPDGLFVGCLLGGATLTELRQSFAQAESEIEGGVSPRVAPFAAVREAGALLQRAGFALPVADTDTLTVRYADPFGLMRDLRTMGMTNVLTERRRTPLRRATLLRMAEIYAERFSDPDGRVRATFEVLWLSGWVPHETQQKPLRPGTAKTRLADALGTVELKPEGGNTP from the coding sequence ATGGATGCTCCCGCCGCCCTGTTCGACACGCCCCTCGCCCGCCGCCGCCTCGCTCGGGCCGCGCGCCGCGGCTACCCGGGCTTCCTCCTCGACCGCCTCGTGGAGGATCTCGACGACCGGCTCGGCGCCGTCCTGCGCAGCTTCGTGTCGGTCCTCGACCTCGCCACGCCGCGTCCCGCGGCGACCCGGATGCTCGCCGCCCGCTATCCGGCGTCACGGCAGGTCCGCCTCGCGGCCCTGCCCGAGCCGGGCGGCGACCTGATCGTCGGCGATCCCGAGGCGTTGCCGCTGGCAACGGGGAGCCTGGACCTCGCCGTGTCGCTGCTGGCCCTCCACGCCGTGAACGACCTGCCGGGCACGCTGATCCAGCTGCGCCGCGCCCTGCGGCCGGACGGGCTGTTCGTCGGCTGCCTGCTCGGCGGCGCGACGCTGACCGAGCTGCGCCAGAGCTTCGCCCAGGCGGAGAGCGAGATCGAGGGCGGGGTCAGCCCCCGCGTGGCGCCCTTCGCGGCGGTGCGCGAGGCCGGCGCCCTGCTGCAGCGGGCGGGCTTCGCGCTGCCGGTGGCCGATACCGACACGCTGACGGTCCGCTACGCCGACCCGTTCGGCCTGATGCGCGACCTGAGGACCATGGGCATGACCAACGTGCTCACCGAGCGGCGGCGGACGCCGCTCCGGCGCGCGACGCTCCTGCGCATGGCCGAGATCTACGCCGAGCGGTTCTCGGACCCGGACGGTCGCGTGCGGGCGACCTTCGAGGTGCTGTGGCTCTCGGGCTGGGTGCCGCACGAGACCCAGCAGAAGCCCCTGCGGCCCGGGACCGCGAAGACGCGCCTCGCCGACGCGCTCGGGACCGTCGAACTGAAGCCCGAGGGAGGAAACACGCCATGA
- the irr gene encoding Fur family transcriptional regulator Irr, producing MSEPVPFQAVFNGRVPAPQLEANGTPRRGCPLSDLRDRLRRAGLRPTRQRLSLGWLLFGRGDRHLTAEMLYDEAMRAKVPVSLATVYNTLHQFTEAGLLRQLALDGSKAYFDTNPTEHHHFYLEDESQVIDMPDCGITVDSLPEAPEGMEIAGVEVIVRLRRTRPAGRRQG from the coding sequence ATGTCCGAACCGGTGCCATTCCAGGCCGTCTTCAACGGCCGGGTCCCCGCCCCCCAGTTGGAGGCCAACGGGACTCCGCGCCGCGGTTGCCCGCTGTCCGACCTGCGCGACCGCCTGCGTCGGGCCGGCCTCCGGCCGACGCGGCAGCGCCTGTCCCTGGGCTGGCTGCTCTTCGGTCGCGGCGACCGCCACCTGACGGCCGAGATGCTCTACGACGAGGCGATGCGCGCCAAGGTGCCGGTGTCGCTGGCGACGGTCTACAACACCCTCCACCAGTTCACCGAGGCCGGGCTCCTGCGCCAGCTCGCGCTCGACGGGTCGAAGGCCTACTTCGACACGAACCCGACCGAGCACCACCATTTCTACCTGGAGGACGAGAGCCAGGTGATCGACATGCCGGATTGCGGCATCACGGTCGATTCGCTGCCCGAGGCGCCCGAGGGCATGGAGATCGCCGGGGTCGAGGTGATCGTGCGCCTGCGCCGCACCCGCCCGGCGGGCCGCCGCCAGGGCTGA
- a CDS encoding DUF6880 family protein, protein MARARRVTPAAAPAGREVPALPKGARRTTPSPETLAALGPDRLIALILGETGRNPAFKKLVSAALASLQGPEAVAAIVDRRLTALEGAQGYIDWQKRRTFAADLNTTVTVILNELRPLDPGAALDRLRRFLDGADAVLNRVDDSTGAVQGVFDRASVAFVEIAGALPPEDAAGVAARLVEPFAADPFGPLGTVLGDMIPGLPEPSLAEIDERLTAAAAALPQGGNPRREATHHRQAARIQILRLRQAIADRRGDPDAFIALERAMLPGRENRVAVARRLLDAGRPAEALDWIRRMQDPGLRIATRADLIAGFDLRGPERERQALEIEILDALGRGDEAQALRWGRFERELDAPMLRTFLAKLPDFEDEEALHRALDHAEAFPQPHRALAFLAGWPDLRRAAALVVARPETWQGDQYAVLAPVAEALAQDHPQAATLLYRRLLDSILETGRSAAYPHGARYLAELDALAGRLAAGDVDPDPRAYRAALRQAHGRKHGFWSLVRD, encoded by the coding sequence GTGGCGCGCGCGCGGCGCGTGACCCCGGCCGCGGCGCCGGCCGGCCGCGAAGTGCCCGCCCTGCCGAAGGGCGCGCGCCGGACGACCCCGTCGCCGGAAACGCTGGCGGCGCTCGGCCCGGACCGGCTGATCGCGCTGATTCTCGGCGAGACTGGGCGCAACCCGGCCTTCAAGAAGCTGGTGAGCGCCGCCCTCGCCTCGCTCCAGGGCCCCGAGGCGGTCGCGGCGATCGTCGACCGGCGGCTGACGGCCCTGGAGGGCGCTCAGGGCTACATCGACTGGCAGAAGCGCCGGACCTTCGCGGCCGACCTGAACACGACCGTGACGGTGATCCTCAACGAGCTGCGGCCCCTCGATCCGGGGGCCGCGCTCGACCGGCTCCGGCGCTTCCTCGACGGTGCCGACGCGGTCCTGAACCGCGTGGACGACAGCACCGGCGCCGTGCAGGGGGTGTTCGACCGCGCCTCCGTGGCCTTCGTGGAGATCGCCGGCGCCCTGCCGCCGGAGGACGCCGCCGGCGTGGCCGCGCGCCTCGTCGAGCCGTTCGCAGCGGATCCGTTCGGCCCCCTCGGGACCGTCCTGGGCGACATGATCCCGGGGCTGCCCGAGCCGTCCCTCGCCGAGATCGACGAGCGACTCACCGCCGCCGCAGCGGCGCTGCCGCAGGGCGGCAATCCGAGGCGCGAGGCGACGCACCACCGGCAGGCGGCCCGGATCCAGATCCTGCGCCTGCGGCAGGCCATCGCCGACCGGCGCGGCGACCCGGACGCCTTCATCGCTCTGGAACGCGCGATGCTGCCGGGGCGGGAGAACCGCGTCGCGGTCGCCCGGCGGCTCCTCGACGCCGGGCGCCCTGCCGAGGCGCTGGACTGGATCCGGCGCATGCAGGACCCGGGCCTGCGCATCGCCACCCGGGCCGACCTGATCGCCGGCTTCGACCTGCGCGGACCGGAACGGGAGCGGCAGGCGCTGGAGATCGAGATCCTCGACGCGCTCGGCCGGGGCGACGAGGCGCAGGCCCTGCGCTGGGGCCGGTTCGAGCGCGAACTCGACGCGCCGATGCTGCGCACCTTCCTCGCCAAGCTGCCCGATTTCGAGGACGAGGAGGCGCTCCATCGCGCCCTCGACCACGCCGAGGCCTTCCCGCAGCCGCATCGGGCGCTCGCCTTCCTGGCAGGCTGGCCGGATCTGCGCCGCGCGGCCGCGCTGGTCGTCGCGCGGCCTGAGACCTGGCAGGGCGACCAGTACGCGGTGCTGGCGCCAGTCGCCGAGGCGCTGGCGCAGGATCACCCCCAGGCCGCGACGCTCCTGTATCGCCGTCTCCTCGACTCCATCCTCGAGACCGGGCGCAGCGCCGCCTACCCGCACGGGGCGCGCTACCTCGCGGAACTCGATGCCCTGGCGGGACGCCTCGCGGCCGGCGACGTCGATCCGGATCCGCGGGCCTACCGCGCGGCGCTCCGGCAGGCGCACGGCCGAAAGCACGGGTTCTGGAGCCTCGTGCGCGACTGA
- a CDS encoding flavin monoamine oxidase family protein — MLVIGAGAAGIGAARTLAARGVSVAVLEARDRVGGRAVTVALRGHALDLGAHWLHAGPINPLVALGRARGERLRRAAQESHVWVGGRPGRADDVRANGRAFDRADRAMTRGAAQPGPDRPAASALPPGLGAWGDRVAQVHGLVSGRPLGEVSLHDFPSMEYGDNYFLADGYGSYLARLADGLPVALATPVTRIDWSDGRVRATGADGTVYAARAVIVTVPMMVLRDGPAFTPPLPNAVRAAIDGFTTGIYEHAVLHWPSSPFRGRDRLAAIHGGRRAPPGLLTRIDDTPFHYYELDVHEAAAIDAAGSGADGVRRHVRAVLTEHFGRARLRDLTIPAVSAWRHDRWSRGSWAVVPPGHAPARQALRAAVADTVWFAGEALSREQWGTVGGAYEEGVRAAEAVSAIVPDGAGKRIRVGTG; from the coding sequence GTGCTGGTGATCGGTGCGGGCGCCGCGGGCATCGGCGCGGCCCGGACCCTGGCGGCCCGGGGCGTGTCCGTCGCGGTGCTGGAGGCGCGGGACCGCGTCGGCGGCCGCGCCGTGACGGTGGCCCTGCGCGGGCACGCCCTGGATCTCGGCGCCCACTGGCTCCACGCCGGACCGATCAACCCCCTCGTGGCGCTCGGCCGTGCGCGCGGCGAGCGACTCCGCCGGGCCGCGCAGGAGAGCCACGTCTGGGTCGGGGGCCGGCCGGGTCGCGCCGACGACGTCCGGGCCAACGGGCGCGCCTTCGATCGCGCGGACCGCGCCATGACCCGCGGCGCGGCGCAGCCCGGCCCCGACCGGCCGGCCGCCAGCGCCCTGCCGCCCGGGCTCGGCGCCTGGGGCGACCGGGTCGCGCAGGTCCACGGCCTCGTCTCGGGCCGGCCGCTGGGGGAGGTCTCGCTCCACGACTTCCCCAGCATGGAATACGGCGACAACTACTTCCTGGCCGACGGCTACGGCAGCTACCTCGCCCGATTGGCGGACGGCCTGCCGGTGGCGCTCGCGACCCCGGTGACGCGGATCGACTGGTCGGACGGCCGCGTCCGCGCGACCGGCGCGGACGGCACCGTGTACGCCGCCCGCGCGGTGATCGTGACGGTGCCGATGATGGTGCTGCGGGACGGGCCGGCCTTCACGCCGCCGCTGCCGAACGCGGTCCGCGCCGCCATCGACGGCTTCACCACCGGCATCTACGAGCACGCGGTGCTGCACTGGCCCTCGAGCCCGTTCCGCGGCCGCGATCGGCTGGCGGCGATCCACGGCGGGCGGCGCGCGCCGCCGGGCCTCCTCACCCGCATCGACGACACGCCGTTCCACTATTACGAGCTCGACGTGCACGAGGCCGCGGCGATCGACGCCGCCGGGTCCGGCGCGGACGGCGTGCGCCGCCACGTCCGCGCGGTCCTGACCGAGCATTTCGGCCGGGCGCGGCTGCGCGACCTGACGATCCCGGCAGTGAGCGCGTGGCGCCACGACCGGTGGTCGCGCGGCTCGTGGGCCGTGGTCCCGCCGGGCCACGCGCCGGCGCGGCAGGCCCTCCGCGCCGCCGTCGCCGACACGGTCTGGTTCGCCGGCGAGGCCCTGTCCCGGGAGCAGTGGGGGACGGTCGGCGGCGCCTACGAGGAGGGCGTCCGGGCGGCCGAGGCCGTGTCCGCCATCGTACCGGACGGCGCCGGGAAGCGTATCCGGGTGGGCACAGGCTGA
- the fabB gene encoding beta-ketoacyl-ACP synthase I, with the protein MRRVVITGMGIVSSIGNNTQEVLASLREARSGIARDASYAEHGFRSQVSGAPTLDPEGAVDRRAMRFHGGGTAWNHVAMDQAIQDAGLEQGDISNERTGIIMGSGGPSTRVIVEAAAIARDKGPKRIGPFAVPKAMSSTASATLATWFKIRGVNYSISSACATSNHCIGNAAEIIQGGRQDIIFAGGCEDLDWTLSVLFDAMGAMSSKYNDTPSRASRAYDANRDGFVIAGGAGVLVLEELEHAKARGARIYGEVAGYGATSDGHDMVAPSGEGAVRCMRQALDGLKGARIDYINPHATSTPVGDDKEIEAIREVFGRGEDCPPISATKSLTGHSLGATGVQEAIYSLLMMNNGFICESAHIDTLDPAFADMPILQQRRDNAQLGHVLTNSFGFGGTNATLVLKHVDA; encoded by the coding sequence ATGCGCCGTGTCGTCATCACCGGGATGGGCATCGTCTCGTCCATCGGCAACAACACGCAGGAGGTGCTCGCCTCCCTGCGCGAGGCCCGCTCGGGCATCGCGCGCGACGCCAGCTACGCCGAGCATGGCTTCCGCAGCCAGGTCTCCGGCGCGCCCACCCTCGACCCGGAGGGCGCGGTGGACCGGCGCGCGATGCGCTTCCACGGCGGCGGCACCGCCTGGAACCACGTCGCCATGGATCAAGCGATCCAGGATGCGGGCCTGGAGCAGGGCGACATCTCGAACGAGCGCACCGGCATCATCATGGGCTCGGGCGGCCCCTCGACCCGCGTGATCGTCGAGGCCGCCGCCATCGCGCGGGACAAGGGACCCAAGCGCATCGGCCCGTTCGCCGTGCCGAAGGCGATGTCGTCGACCGCCTCGGCGACGCTGGCGACGTGGTTCAAGATCCGCGGCGTGAACTACTCGATCTCCTCCGCCTGCGCGACCTCGAACCACTGCATCGGCAACGCCGCCGAGATCATCCAGGGCGGCCGGCAGGACATCATCTTCGCGGGCGGCTGCGAGGATCTCGACTGGACCCTCTCGGTGCTGTTCGACGCCATGGGCGCCATGTCGTCGAAGTACAATGACACGCCGTCCCGGGCCTCCCGCGCCTACGACGCCAACCGCGACGGCTTCGTCATCGCGGGCGGCGCCGGCGTGCTCGTCCTCGAGGAGCTGGAACACGCCAAGGCGCGCGGCGCCCGGATCTACGGCGAGGTCGCGGGCTACGGCGCCACCTCGGACGGGCACGACATGGTCGCGCCGTCGGGCGAGGGCGCCGTGCGCTGCATGCGCCAGGCGCTGGACGGGCTGAAGGGCGCGCGGATCGACTACATCAACCCGCACGCCACCTCGACCCCGGTCGGCGACGACAAGGAGATCGAGGCGATCCGCGAGGTGTTCGGCCGCGGCGAGGATTGCCCGCCGATCTCGGCCACGAAGTCGCTGACCGGTCACTCCCTCGGCGCCACCGGCGTTCAGGAGGCGATCTACAGCCTGCTGATGATGAACAACGGCTTCATCTGCGAGAGCGCGCATATCGACACCCTGGACCCGGCCTTCGCCGACATGCCGATCCTGCAGCAGCGCCGCGACAACGCGCAGCTCGGCCACGTGTTGACCAATTCCTTCGGCTTCGGCGGCACCAACGCCACCCTGGTCCTGAAGCACGTCGACGCCTGA
- the fabI gene encoding enoyl-ACP reductase FabI has protein sequence MTGLMAGKRGLIMGVANDHSIAWGIAKALHAQGARLAFTYQGEALGRRVAPLAAKLDSDIVLPCDVEDLASVDTTFEALDARFDGGLDFVVHAIGFSDKAQLKGRYVDVTTRENFVRTMTISCFSFTEIAQRAAKRMNEGGSLLTLTYGGATRVMPNYNVMGVAKAALEASVRYLASDLGPDGIRVNALSAGPMRTLAGAGIADARLMFNHQRAHAPLRRTVSLDDVGGSALYLLSPLSGGVTGEVHFVDAGYNIISMPRPDVLQAQDAAGVVGDA, from the coding sequence ATGACGGGTTTGATGGCAGGCAAGCGCGGCCTGATCATGGGCGTCGCGAACGATCACTCGATCGCCTGGGGAATCGCCAAGGCCCTGCACGCCCAGGGCGCGCGACTGGCCTTCACGTATCAGGGCGAGGCCCTGGGCCGCCGGGTGGCACCGCTCGCCGCCAAACTCGATTCGGACATCGTCCTGCCCTGCGACGTCGAGGATCTCGCCTCCGTCGACACGACCTTCGAGGCCCTCGACGCACGCTTCGACGGCGGCCTCGACTTCGTGGTCCACGCCATCGGCTTCTCCGACAAGGCGCAGCTCAAGGGCCGCTACGTCGACGTGACGACCCGCGAGAACTTCGTGCGCACGATGACGATCTCGTGCTTCTCGTTCACCGAGATCGCGCAGCGCGCGGCCAAGCGGATGAACGAGGGCGGCTCGCTGCTGACCCTGACCTACGGCGGCGCGACCCGGGTCATGCCGAACTACAACGTCATGGGCGTGGCCAAGGCGGCGCTCGAGGCCTCGGTGCGCTACCTGGCGAGCGACCTGGGCCCGGACGGGATCCGGGTCAACGCGCTCTCAGCGGGCCCGATGCGGACCCTGGCGGGCGCCGGCATCGCCGACGCGCGGCTCATGTTCAACCACCAGCGGGCCCACGCGCCGCTGCGGCGCACGGTCAGCCTGGATGATGTCGGCGGTTCGGCCCTCTACCTGCTGTCGCCGCTCTCGGGCGGCGTCACCGGCGAGGTCCACTTCGTGGATGCCGGCTACAACATCATCTCGATGCCGCGCCCGGACGTGCTGCAGGCGCAGGACGCGGCCGGCGTCGTCGGCGACGCCTGA
- a CDS encoding SH3 domain-containing protein, which yields MRVSRLSLAVAAVLAGGLATGARAAPPGGPEAGIGPVTKLPLPRYASLKTDRVNLREGPSKDHRTLWVFQRAGLPVEIVGEFETWRRIRDSEGTEGWVLHSLLSGRRTAIVNAGPDKGVEKAAVSLRAKADDGADDEAKLQTGVIGSVKSCTGTWCRLIVALPNKRDVDGYIRQNRLWGVYPNEVVE from the coding sequence ATGCGCGTGTCACGCCTCAGCCTCGCCGTCGCGGCGGTGCTGGCCGGCGGTCTCGCGACCGGTGCCCGCGCGGCGCCGCCCGGAGGCCCCGAGGCCGGGATCGGGCCGGTGACCAAGCTGCCGCTGCCGCGCTACGCGAGCCTGAAGACCGATCGCGTCAACCTCCGCGAAGGCCCCTCCAAGGATCATCGGACCCTCTGGGTGTTCCAGCGGGCCGGCCTCCCGGTCGAGATCGTGGGCGAGTTCGAGACCTGGCGCCGGATCCGCGATTCGGAGGGCACAGAGGGCTGGGTGCTGCACTCGCTGCTGTCCGGACGCCGCACCGCGATCGTGAATGCCGGCCCCGACAAGGGTGTCGAGAAGGCGGCCGTGTCGCTGCGGGCCAAGGCCGATGACGGCGCCGACGACGAGGCCAAACTCCAGACCGGCGTGATCGGCAGCGTCAAGAGCTGCACCGGCACGTGGTGCCGCCTGATCGTCGCGCTCCCGAACAAGCGGGACGTCGACGGCTACATCCGCCAGAATCGCCTGTGGGGCGTCTACCCGAACGAGGTCGTGGAGTAA
- a CDS encoding sulfate transporter family protein → MLVESAAAALRQTFSPPLRAILWKSLGLTVGLLLLIWLGLTRLIQAFQASHHISAQYPILDSLAYYLAGFGLVVALAYLMPAVSILVAGFFLDDAAEIVERTDFPNEPPGRAMPFGTAMLYALRFAGVTLLVNLAALVIFFVPVIGIAAFFAANAYLLSREYFEMAAARFRSLPEAAEMRRAFSVRTLGAGCLLAGLMIVPILNLLTPLFGIALMVHLHKRLSRRLLVAGPGR, encoded by the coding sequence ATGCTCGTCGAGTCCGCCGCGGCGGCGTTGCGCCAGACCTTCTCGCCGCCGCTGCGCGCGATCCTGTGGAAATCCCTCGGCCTGACGGTCGGGCTCCTGCTCCTGATCTGGCTCGGCCTGACCCGGCTGATCCAGGCGTTCCAGGCGAGCCATCACATCTCCGCCCAGTACCCGATCCTCGACAGCCTCGCCTACTACCTGGCGGGTTTCGGTCTGGTCGTGGCCCTCGCCTACCTGATGCCGGCGGTCTCGATCCTGGTGGCGGGCTTCTTCCTGGACGACGCGGCCGAGATCGTCGAGCGCACCGATTTCCCGAACGAGCCGCCCGGCCGCGCCATGCCGTTCGGAACCGCCATGCTCTACGCCCTGCGCTTCGCCGGCGTGACGCTGCTGGTGAACCTCGCGGCCTTGGTGATCTTCTTCGTCCCGGTGATCGGGATCGCGGCCTTCTTCGCGGCCAACGCGTACCTGCTGTCCCGCGAGTATTTCGAGATGGCGGCGGCCCGGTTCCGCTCCCTGCCCGAGGCCGCCGAGATGCGCCGCGCCTTCTCGGTCCGGACGCTCGGCGCCGGGTGCCTGCTGGCCGGCCTGATGATCGTCCCGATCCTCAACCTGCTGACGCCCCTGTTCGGGATCGCCCTGATGGTCCACCTGCACAAGCGACTCAGCCGGCGCCTGCTGGTGGCCGGGCCGGGGCGCTAG
- a CDS encoding DUF427 domain-containing protein produces MKLPGPDHPITVEPESRRVRVVVAGVAVAETRNALRLQEAQYPPVFYVPRSDIRADRFVASARTSHCPYKGDAHYFDLVVDGDRRPDAVWSYGDPYPAVAAIRDHVAFYPDRVDAIVLED; encoded by the coding sequence ATGAAGCTGCCCGGACCGGACCACCCGATCACCGTCGAGCCCGAGTCCCGCCGCGTCCGCGTCGTCGTGGCGGGCGTCGCGGTCGCCGAGACCCGGAACGCCCTGCGGCTGCAGGAGGCTCAGTACCCACCGGTGTTCTACGTGCCGCGGAGCGATATCCGGGCCGATCGCTTCGTCGCTTCGGCGCGGACGAGCCACTGCCCGTACAAGGGCGACGCCCACTATTTCGACCTCGTCGTCGACGGCGATCGGCGCCCCGACGCGGTCTGGAGCTACGGGGACCCGTACCCGGCCGTCGCGGCGATCCGCGACCACGTGGCGTTCTACCCGGACCGGGTCGACGCCATCGTGCTGGAGGACTGA
- a CDS encoding 2-hydroxyacid dehydrogenase has protein sequence MSKRKPLVVVTRRLPDAVETRMRELFDVRLNSEDAPMAADAVASALREADVLVPTVTDEIDAGLIAQAGPNLRLIANFGNGVDHIDVAAALERGITVTNTPGVLTEDTADMTMALILAVARRVTEGARIIPDDEWTTGWSPTWMLGRRITGKRLGIVGMGRIGQALAKRARAFGLQVHYHNRRRVPAAIESALDATYWESLDQMLARVDIVSVNCPHTPATYHLLSARRLKLLKPEAVVVNTARGEVIDENALARLIEGGEISAAGLDVFEQEPAVSPRLVKLARQGKVVLLPHMGSATYESRTDMGEKVIINIKTFMDGHRPPDRILPSML, from the coding sequence GTGTCGAAGCGCAAGCCGCTGGTGGTCGTGACGCGGCGCCTGCCGGATGCCGTCGAGACGCGGATGCGCGAGCTGTTCGACGTCCGGCTCAATTCCGAGGACGCGCCGATGGCGGCGGACGCCGTGGCGTCGGCCCTGCGCGAGGCCGACGTGCTCGTCCCCACCGTGACCGACGAGATCGATGCCGGGCTGATCGCCCAGGCCGGCCCGAATCTCCGCCTGATCGCCAATTTCGGCAACGGCGTCGATCACATCGACGTGGCGGCGGCGCTGGAGCGCGGCATCACGGTGACCAACACGCCCGGCGTGCTGACCGAGGACACCGCCGACATGACGATGGCGCTGATCCTCGCGGTGGCCCGCCGGGTCACCGAGGGCGCGCGGATCATCCCGGACGACGAGTGGACCACCGGATGGTCGCCGACCTGGATGCTGGGCCGGCGCATCACCGGCAAGCGCCTCGGCATCGTGGGCATGGGCCGGATCGGCCAGGCGCTGGCCAAGCGCGCCCGCGCCTTCGGCCTGCAGGTGCACTACCACAACCGCCGCCGGGTGCCGGCCGCCATCGAGAGCGCGCTGGACGCGACCTACTGGGAATCCCTCGACCAAATGCTGGCGCGCGTCGACATCGTGTCGGTGAACTGCCCGCACACGCCCGCGACGTACCATCTGCTCTCAGCGCGGCGCCTCAAGCTGCTCAAGCCCGAGGCGGTCGTGGTCAACACCGCCCGCGGCGAGGTGATCGACGAGAACGCCCTGGCGCGCCTGATCGAGGGCGGGGAGATCTCGGCGGCCGGCCTCGACGTGTTCGAGCAGGAGCCCGCCGTCAGCCCGCGGCTCGTCAAGCTCGCCCGCCAGGGCAAGGTCGTCCTCCTGCCCCACATGGGCTCGGCGACCTACGAGAGCCGCACCGACATGGGCGAGAAGGTCATCATCAACATCAAGACGTTCATGGACGGCCACCGGCCGCCGGACCGCATCCTGCCGAGCATGCTCTGA
- the fabA gene encoding 3-hydroxyacyl-[acyl-carrier-protein] dehydratase FabA → MPPDAETQAQGANRRSHYSYEDLLACGRGELFGSGNAQLPLPPMLMFDRITSIGTEGGAHGKGHVTAELDIRPDLWFFPCHFQGDPVMPGCLGLDALWQMLGFHLGWLGSPGRGRALGVGEVKLAGQVLPTIKKVVYNVDVKRVRQGKLVLGIGDGWLEADGERVYQVQDMRVGLFQS, encoded by the coding sequence ATGCCGCCAGACGCCGAGACACAAGCGCAGGGTGCGAACCGCCGGTCGCACTATTCCTACGAGGATCTTCTGGCCTGCGGGCGCGGCGAACTCTTCGGATCCGGGAACGCGCAGTTGCCGCTGCCGCCGATGCTGATGTTCGACCGGATCACGTCCATCGGGACCGAGGGCGGCGCCCACGGCAAGGGGCACGTGACGGCCGAGCTGGATATCCGGCCGGACCTCTGGTTCTTCCCCTGCCATTTCCAGGGCGACCCGGTGATGCCGGGCTGCCTCGGCCTCGACGCCCTCTGGCAGATGCTGGGCTTCCATCTCGGCTGGCTCGGCTCGCCGGGCCGCGGCCGCGCCCTGGGCGTGGGCGAGGTGAAGCTCGCCGGCCAGGTGCTGCCGACGATCAAGAAGGTCGTCTACAACGTCGACGTGAAGCGGGTCCGGCAGGGCAAGCTCGTGCTCGGCATCGGCGACGGCTGGCTCGAGGCGGACGGCGAGCGCGTCTATCAGGTCCAGGACATGCGGGTCGGCCTGTTCCAGAGCTGA